The genomic DNA TAAATAACAGCCACATTTGGATTAAGACTAGACACAGAATAAAATAGAACAGAATTAAAATACTACTAAAATGAGTTGAGAACATCATGATAGATGGTATAAAAATAGTAGAAGCAATAAAGAGGTATATGAAAATGGATAGAAAGAGTTTTATTGCCTAAATGTATAAGGTCAAAATATGCTGTCTTAAATTGTCAATTGTCCTTTGTATATTCAGAACTGTATCTTTTAGAATCTTTCCCCCTTATTTTTTCTGTACCCCTTTTCTccccaaaaaaactgtttttggttaaaaaaaaaaaaacacagaagtttGGGCCTGCTACAAGGATTTAGACTTCCACAGCTGTTAAACAGAGATGTTGCTATACACTGCTATGTTTAAACCCCTTGGATTTCCACTGTCAGGCGCGGTTCATACTGTTGATTCATTCCAGAAGGATGGAAATACTGAAGTGAGTGTTAACGCCCTAACTGAGAATTtgtctccaaacaaaaaaatctaatatgaAGAATGTAAGAAATcaaacacacagatacacatGGACAATAAGGCAGTACATTTTTTGTGGACTGTTTCTCATTGTGGGGCTTAGGGAAATATCATGTTCTCTATTATctcaataataaaagttaaaaagctTTATATTGGCTGTAATGTGGGTGGTGTTTTTCCTTTTGCCAATGGCAGGCCAAAAAACTGCTGTCCCACTGCTCCTCTTCTCACTGAAATCCACCACGTCTACCTGAACCTGAACAGAGGTATTGATTTTGGGTGCAGAGCAGCAGATATTTGGCcagtggccctagccttaaaggatatgtaaaccttaaaaataagtgaatgtaaaattgatgagggagctattctaaacacttttgcaatgtaaattcattatttatgttttttttaattccaagatattaaaggataaatgTCCTggtaacatgaatgaattttgttacaacaatgccacctgctggtcattttctgaccgccaagtagtcaaggaggttgtcaggaaaaagaaagaagttGCTCTTAAttaaagaaatgttgtacattatgttttgagcttctgtaccagcccaaggcaaccacagtaaagatctgtgtctacaaatatgtcccagtaactccccaacttcttttctgctgatttactgcacatgctctgtgctgctgtcacttactgagcttagggacttacaatatacagtacacatagaatacaaatgtcacaataaaaggctgattagtaatttaaacCGAGAATTAATACATGACCACACAGAAACCACtaacattagaatttaataatcatccctgtaacatcagcttatattacagacaaacctaattttttgcttgataatttacaacaacccctaagcttaacttctcaagcccaatgagcatgtgagttttgcagacactttccaagatggcgaccccctgtgacaagtttgaagtcctggatcattgctgctattaagaagctgaaactttgggctagtgcaataagttcagtatataaaacatggaatttttagccatgttaatttttaggggttagttctcctttaaaacatttaatgtCCTCATCATTCTTTACATAGCACTGGCATGTTGCAAAGGGCATTACAGAATGTATTTAATCCCTCCCCAACTGAGTTTACAAATCTAAGGTGGCACACACAAACTTTTACTCTGTAGTTAATGCCCTCATATCTATTAAGAGAATATATATTAGTAGACTTTCTCAATTGGAGCAACCCTACTAGTATCTTAAACAGATATGGGATTATCAGACTCCCTCCTTATATGGTTTATGGTAGGACACTTGTCAACATTGTGCCATGCCCAAAGGGGAAGACACAGCAAAATTTTAAATcgtcagcaataaaaaaaaccccacaaaacaCATGTAGTTGTAAATGTATATATCGCACATTTACTGGCTTCTTTAATCCCATAAATACAATTAGGCATTTGATTTGGTGACAAAGAACATTCGTGTTTTTCTAAATCAATGTAGTTTTTTATAatactgttttttctttaaaggagaacgaaaggcatatttaattgggggtgccaaaagttagacaccccaagtgattatatttacttacctgacaccccaggcagaaaactgcacctgaggttcttccagcgagcaccacagagcgatcgccttccatcttcaaatttcccagggcagacacatgcacagtagaatcaAATTGCTGACTTCCTTGTTAAAGTTTGGATTTATGCGAAGAAAGAAGTAGCCGGAAGCctatcactccatggtgctcactgggaGAACTCCAGGactagtgcagttttctcctgataggagcaccggcctggggtgtgaggtaagtatatgttatcacttgagggtgcctaacttttggcacccccatgtaAAGAACTCCTTTCTTTCTGCTTTGATATTTATGAAAAAGATGTTTCTTGCAAATGGTGCAGCTCTTAGAAGTTTTGGGAACTGTTAGCAGTAACATTGTACTTCTTAGTGTGTTTAAGCAAAGCAACAAGTTATTTACTTCATGGCTGTTTTTTAGGCAATCTTGTTTGTTCAGTGTATCCACCCttatattgtacagcactgcagaatatgttggagctttctAAACATGCGTTAATAATGATCAAAATACCTAAGCAAATCTTCGCTCTAATGTGCAtagtaaaagtttaaaaaaatcaatgaacctaaaattgtttaaaaaaaaatagttatttaattaaagaaaattagttttttttctaatatacattaattaaaaacattCAGTTACTTACAAATGCAAtggaaagcaatatttttttctttctgcattgctggttctgacttttgtaATAATGTAGCAGGACTCATCTTGCTCCCAGCTAAGACTTCAGTTTCCACTGTTCCTTGCATACTTCTTCTGTGACAAGCAGATACTGTTTGCAATAGCAAttgcctttgtaaataaataatgaacctaTATGGGAAAGGTCTTGGAATTATATTTATCGGGTaaaattaatttttgtatttagaTTTGCTTTGCCTTAATAATGTTTCTTGCCCTCTCTATGTAAAGAAGACCTCCaagtgcagaaaataaaattaGAGATTCACAGGGATTTATTCTGGATTTGATCTAAACCCTCACACTGTTTAGCCAGATCCCACATGGAATCCTGTATATAGTGTTTTCCTAGTTTTATTTGCTACAGTGTAGTATAACTTGAGAAAGAGCAAGAGTTATGAAATCCCTTATGAGGacactaaggatgcaccaaatcaaggattctgccaggattcagcctttttaaacagggttcagatttggctgaatccaactgcctggctgaactgaatttgAGTGCTTTaagggaatactgtcatgggaaaacatgttgttttttttttttgttgttttttttttccaaaatgcattcgttaatagtgctgcactgaaattcgtttttcaaaacggcaaaaatttttttgtatatttcattttgaaatatgacatggggctagacatattgtcagtttcccggatgcccccagtcatgtgacttgtcactTGTtaatgctgcactacaagttggagtgatatcaactccCCCCACCCgccagcccatcagcagaacaatgggaaagtaaccagataaccgctccctggtagatttaagaacagcactcaatagtaaaaatccatgtaccactgtgactccttcagttacgttgagtaggagaaacaatagcctgctagaaagcagttccaaattgcagcactggctctttctgaaagcacatgaccaggcaaaattacctgataTCGCTgcgtacacaccaatattacaactaaaaaagatACACTTTTTGGGTTAGGAAtggaattttacatggtagagtgaattatttgcagtgtaaacagtgtcatttagaaataaaaactacatattaatcataacagaatccctttaaaatcatttgGATTTAGTTTCGGACTTTTGGACCCAAGTAGTATATTCGGTTTAACCCAACTGGGaacactttatccagaaaattgttatagttttttatattaatttaaaattttttacaattattttgttttcacttttatttcaAAGCAGTACAATGTACCTGATGGTAAGGTGTGTGTATCGATCACGTACACTTTTACCAGCACAACAAACCCAATAAAAGACTTTCTGGATATAAAAACATTCTCAGtaaatggtataaaaaaaaaaatatatatatatttatcaagtttttaccacTCCTTTTCAATATAATTGTGGGGCATTGCTCATATATttattgttgtacaggtatgggatctgttatctggaaacccgttatacagaaagctccgaattacggaatggctgtctcccatagactccattatattctaAAAACCCAaaacctctgtaataataaaaccagtacattgtacttgatcccaactaagatataatgaatccttattgtcccatactttatttaatgtattctatctttttttttttttttgtgctatgtGTGATTGAACATTCTTTCTGTAATGACCGCATTATCTGTAATGacacaaaatgtaactttttttttctctttaattatttAAGGTTGGTTGACGGCAACATCTCTGCCTAACATTCCTCTTGCTGGGATCActcaactgccaagatgctggaGGAAGATATGGAAGTGGCTATTAAAGTGGTGGTAGTAGGAAATGGTGCTGTTGGCAAATCAAGCATGATTCAGAGGTATTGCAAGGGAATATTTACTAAGGATTACAAGAAAACCATTGGCGTGGACTTCTTGGAAAGGCAAATTCAGTATGTATTCATTTCAGCTTTTTGCAATGTGCTTGATGGACAAGGAATGCCTATGTTGCTGAAGAGTCTTAGTCAGACTTTCAGAACTTTAGCATGCAGACAGAATTATTTAGGAACGTTCTTAATTGTGTATGTATCAAGCATGACTAGGTATCTGGGAGGCTGGGGAAAAATGACAGCAGCCTGTCCCCTACAGAAATGACCTCAGGATTGTCCTATTGTATGCTTTAATGTGCAAATCAATAAGAGTTTTgttcagaaatatttttaaagtggCAGTATAGCATATGAGCTCCACAGATGCGTGTGCTGAATACATTTCTTGCTCAcaaaaaatgtatgccttttgttatttcttgagctaaacagggaaattgaaactactctatgtttggtccttgtgaggaaGATAATTACATTACCGATGCACAGATAATTCTCTGCATATTGAGATCCTGCttacaaaacacacacaataaAGGGTTATGGGAAAGGTTATATAATGGTGATGTAATTATCAACCttgcaaagaccaaacatggagcagctttAATTTCTTTGTTTGCCCTGTATAACTCAAAAAGATGCTTCATGATAAATACAATAGGCAAAGACTATGTTAAACACAACTGCTATTTATTGAACTTATGTTGAGCACActggtatactgcccctttaatgttcAGCAGCATTGTCTGTCATAAACCAAAGCTGAATAACCTCTAATTCTCCACATAAcattagactacaactcccaccatcaCATCAACAGGTAACATCTGGAGGTGCCTGggttgttatagaatggtaatgCTTCAGTTATGTCGTCTGTAATGTCCGCTATTATGTTCTCAAAACAGTATAAATTCTGCCTAGATTTTGTACAACTGGCTTTCAAAACCTTGAAAAAACACACTCTGATGATGCGAAAACATTGAAAACTGTGGCAATTAATGTTTCTCGTTGATAAGATTAACTGTGTTttgtctgttaaaggaacagtaacaccaaaaaatgaaagtgtaatgaaaatagaatgtactgttgccctgcactggtaaaactgatctgtttgcttcagaaacactactaaagttcaaataaacaagctgctgtgtagcaatggcagaaattgaaaaaaggctatatggtacaggttaaatagtgggtaacagataacaccattatgttctcagaacttatctgctgtgtaatctaaACCCTTTCTtcttagaatggctgcccccattgctacattgTAATTGTTGCTCTGTTTGTTGTTTCAGGTTAAATGATGAAGATGTACGTTTAATGTTATGGGACACGGCAGGCCAGGAAGAATTTGATGCAATAACTAAAGCTTACTATCGAGGTAAGTATAGCAAAGCTTAGATCTGGGGTTATTATCGTGTACAAAAGCTAAGGAAATCAAAAACCAGTCCTTTGAGTGCTCCAGGCACCAGTCCTGTGAGTTCTCCAGGCACCAGTCCTTTGAGTGCTCCAGGCACCAGTACTGTGAGTTCTCCAGGCACCAGTCCTTTGAGTGCTCCAGGCATTTCATACTCTAGTTATTTCATTGGGCTGGGTAGAAAATTGTAATGGTAAGAAGTGTGGCCATTGTGTTAGTTTATTCATACTATTGATTGGCATTGGCATTGACAGGATTTTCTGTTGTTTCTGAAGGGCAGACTAAATTCAATTAATTTGTTGAAATTGGAAATGGTACAGTAAACTGCCACACATATATTAATTTTTCTTCAATCATTTTATCATCAGCAGCCCTTTGTACGTTGTTGTGGGTATCCCTCAAAAACAGATCTTCCACTTCAGAGCTATTGaagtaattgtaattgtaattgtgcTAGGTTTGACATATAAGTCATCTGACAAGTATTTGGATCTTACAAACCGTACAGATGTGCTATCTAAGTAGAGGTTCTTTCTGCATGGTTGAAATATACCTGAATATGCACCTGAAAAGAAAAGAGGGTTTCCCAAAAAAAGGAGCATTATAATCCTAGAATTATTCCCATGTACACACTTAAAAatgttgtatacagtatgtccacAATTCAGTACTTGTTTTAGCCATCCACACTCTGCCTTACCAAGTTAAACTTATGGCTTAGACGAACAATTATCAAACTTTTTGGCATTCATAAAAAATGCTGTAATAAACAACACAATGTCTATTATTAATATGTGTCATTATATACACACTGCATAGCACAGACAGATGGGTTATTCTGATTGATGCACTTTTTATCTGACTGTACTGTTGAGACCTAGGACATGTTTTGATAAACAAGGTAGCCAATCACACATGTAGATTTTAATATTCTAATGAAATTAATTATGTTATCATTGACAGGTGCCCAGGCTTGTGTACTTGTATTTTCAACCACAGACCGAGAGTCACTTGAATCTATTCCCAGCTGGAGAGAGAAGGTGGTGGCTGAAGTTGGTGATATACCCACAGTTCTTGTCCAGAATAAAATTGACCTCCTTGATGATACTGTTATCAAGAAGTAAGTTTTGTATCTAAAATAGATTTCTAATTgccatgtatattttttttatttatttaaataacacaCAGGAAGAAATTAATGCACAATACACTACAGAAATACACTAGGGTAGTGGTGccacaaatacattaaatacacaaGAGACCATGATTTCTGACACCGCAAGACCCCTTACTCTTCTAAAAAGCAGGTTTCCTGAAGGGTGGAGAAGATTTCTGCATTTTAGAGATGAAAATTAATTCCAAAATCATTGCTTAATGTGCTCTGACGCACCCACATTGTGGTAGACTTGAGAAAAGTTCCCAACCCTGTTTTGCTATTATACAACTTGGGTCACTGAGCAGGAGAGACaaaagcttatctgaaagcagttccctTGTGAAGTACTGGCTCCTTCTgtgaaagctcagaatcaggtaCAATGACCTGAaatcaccacacacacacacacacacacacacatacagtggtgtgaaaaactatttgcccccttcctgatttcttattcttttgcatgtttgtcacacttaaatgtttctgctcatcaaaaaccgttaactattagtcaaagataacataattgaacacaaaatgcagtttttaaatgaaggtttacgttattaagggagaaaaaaaactccaaatctacatgggcctgtgtgaaaaagtgattgccccccttgttaaaaaataacttaactgtggtttatcacacctgagttcaatttcaaaggttataaagccatttctaaagctttgggactccagcgaaacacagtgagagccattatccacaaatggcaaaaacatggaacagtggtgaaccttcccaggagtggccggccgaccaaaattaccccaagagcgcagagtcaactcatccgagaggccacaaaagacccctggacaacatctaaagaactgcaggcctcacttgcctcaattaaggtcagtgttcacgactccaccataagaaagagactgggcaaaaacggcctgcatggcagatttccaaggcgcaaaccacttttaagcaaaaagaacattaaggctcgtctcaattttgctaaaaaaccgacgagacaaaagttgaactttttggaaggtgcgcgtcccgttacatctggcgtaaaagtaacacagcatttcagaaaaagagcatcataccaacagtaaaatatggtggtggtagtgtgatggtctggggttgttttgctgcttcaggacctggaagacttgctgtgatagatggaaccacaaattctactgtctaccaaaaaatcctgaaggagagtgtccggccatctgttcgtcaactcaagccgaagcgatcttgggtgctgcagcaggacaatgacccaaaacacaccagcaaatccacctctgaatggctgaagaaaaacaaaatgaagactttggagtggcctagtcaaagtcctgacctgaatcctattgagatgttgtggcatgaccttaaaaaggcgtttcatgctagaaaaccctcaaataaagctgaattacaacaattctgcaaagatgagtgggccaaaattcctccagagcgctgtaaaagactcgttgcaagttatcgcaaacgcttgattgcagttattgctgctaagggtggcccaaccagttattaggttcatggggcaattactttttcacacaggtttggatttcttttctccctaaataataaaaaccctcatttaaaaactgcattttgtgtttacttgtgttatctttgactaatagttaaatgtgtttgatgatcagaaacattttgtgtgacaaacatgcaaaagaataagaaatcaggaagggggcaaatagtttttcacaccactgtatacattacatgttttggTTAAATCAT from Xenopus laevis strain J_2021 chromosome 5S, Xenopus_laevis_v10.1, whole genome shotgun sequence includes the following:
- the rab23.S gene encoding RAB23, member RAS oncogene family S homeolog, with product MLEEDMEVAIKVVVVGNGAVGKSSMIQRYCKGIFTKDYKKTIGVDFLERQIQLNDEDVRLMLWDTAGQEEFDAITKAYYRGAQACVLVFSTTDRESLESIPSWREKVVAEVGDIPTVLVQNKIDLLDDTVIKNEEAEALAKRLKLRFYRTSVKEDLNVTEVFKYLSDKYLQRLKRQTAEDNEMVHTTSNKIGVFNTAGGSHSGQKSNGLNGSGDVINLRPNKQRTKKNKSPFTNCNLI